A genome region from Oceanidesulfovibrio indonesiensis includes the following:
- the flgL gene encoding flagellar hook-associated protein FlgL, which produces MRVSFNMIYNQSVSGMNSRLAEMMRLNEQSASQKKLNRPSDDPAGMARSLDLRSAQSAMDQYLENIDTAEAWLTQADDELRLASNAVTRLKEIAEQAATGTYSNDQREMIAAEARELMAELVSIANSEFVGDSIFAGSKIDTNAYALGLGATVRDAEGESLEVLAVTGNSNSTTYIEFLDSGQVGADTLRYRYTTDNGDTWQNAELAAGDTTIVCGGVRTEIAAGSTVAATSEEGAGDGSVLWLRPAAYYQGNVEGDAEVVHHGVSPIAAEAQGVFSSNVLVRVDSGGTLPGPIEYSYSTNGGSTWSSGHTTSDATFGIPGGYVELASNGGDTLAAGDQFLVQPQKAAILVDISPSSTVQINSIGKDIFGGLYTPVGESQAVAAVPSEENLLETVGELVGYLETNNQDGAAECLDKLSGAHARLTVALGDIGGRETRLEFARNSVETIKATTAANISDIEDVDITQLTIDLAKAEYAYQAVLRSSSQIMNLSLLDYI; this is translated from the coding sequence ATGCGCGTATCCTTCAATATGATCTACAATCAGTCTGTGTCCGGCATGAACAGCCGGCTCGCCGAGATGATGCGGCTCAACGAGCAGAGCGCTTCGCAGAAAAAACTCAACCGGCCTTCGGACGACCCGGCCGGTATGGCGCGCAGTCTGGACCTGCGTTCCGCCCAGAGCGCCATGGATCAGTATCTGGAGAATATCGACACAGCCGAGGCATGGCTCACCCAGGCAGACGACGAACTGAGGCTGGCCAGCAATGCGGTCACCCGGCTGAAGGAGATCGCCGAACAAGCCGCCACCGGTACGTACTCGAACGACCAGCGCGAGATGATCGCAGCCGAGGCCCGTGAGCTCATGGCCGAGCTCGTGAGCATCGCCAACAGCGAGTTCGTCGGGGACTCCATCTTCGCCGGCTCCAAAATCGACACCAACGCCTACGCGCTGGGGCTGGGCGCCACGGTGCGCGACGCCGAGGGCGAATCCCTGGAGGTGCTGGCGGTCACAGGCAACTCGAACTCCACGACGTATATCGAGTTCCTCGATTCCGGCCAGGTTGGCGCGGACACCCTGAGATACCGCTACACAACCGACAACGGCGACACCTGGCAGAATGCCGAACTCGCGGCAGGAGACACGACAATCGTCTGCGGCGGCGTCCGGACCGAGATCGCAGCCGGCTCCACCGTTGCCGCAACCAGCGAAGAAGGCGCAGGCGACGGCAGCGTTCTCTGGCTCCGGCCTGCGGCCTACTACCAGGGCAACGTGGAGGGAGATGCCGAGGTTGTGCACCACGGCGTGTCACCAATCGCGGCCGAGGCTCAAGGCGTTTTTTCTTCCAACGTATTGGTGCGAGTGGACTCCGGAGGCACACTGCCCGGACCCATCGAATATTCATACAGCACAAACGGCGGGAGTACCTGGAGTTCCGGCCACACCACCTCGGACGCCACATTTGGAATCCCCGGCGGTTACGTGGAGCTGGCATCCAACGGCGGCGACACCCTGGCTGCGGGCGACCAGTTTCTCGTGCAGCCCCAGAAGGCTGCGATACTCGTGGACATCAGCCCCTCCAGCACTGTGCAGATCAACAGTATAGGCAAAGACATCTTCGGCGGACTGTACACACCTGTCGGCGAAAGCCAAGCCGTAGCGGCCGTTCCTTCGGAAGAAAACCTCCTGGAAACCGTGGGCGAGTTGGTGGGCTACCTGGAGACAAACAACCAGGACGGCGCTGCGGAGTGTCTGGACAAACTCTCCGGCGCTCATGCGCGGCTCACCGTGGCCCTGGGCGATATCGGCGGCCGCGAGACACGACTGGAGTTTGCGCGCAACAGCGTGGAAACCATCAAGGCCACCACGGCGGCAAATATTTCCGACATCGAAGATGTGGACATCACACAGCTGACCATCGACCTGGCCAAAGCCGAGTACGCGTACCAGGCCGTGCTGAGAAGCAGCAGCCAGATCATGAACCTCAGCCTTCTCGACTATATCTGA
- a CDS encoding response regulator transcription factor translates to MHRIVLIDDDAELCFMLEEYFRGEGFLVHSYYDGASGLEAVLSEEWDLLILDVCLPDRNGFELLGQLRMESNLPVLMLTGRSDVVDKVVGLEIGADDYLAKPFEPRELLARVRALTRRSRRRSASSAEIKTVMAGDIVLNTGTRRVYVNGTEVRLTNAEFIILQMLLSAQGNLVSREDISRIALNRELAPFDRSIDVHISNLRRKLGSPPWGGARIATIRGAGYLYTAFEPSDDEFAKDERCAHGSGGKE, encoded by the coding sequence ATGCATAGAATCGTACTCATCGACGACGACGCCGAGCTGTGCTTCATGCTCGAAGAATACTTCCGCGGCGAAGGCTTCCTCGTGCATTCGTATTATGACGGTGCATCCGGATTGGAGGCAGTTCTGTCCGAGGAATGGGATCTTCTTATTCTGGACGTCTGCCTGCCGGACCGAAACGGGTTCGAGTTGCTGGGGCAGCTGCGTATGGAGTCGAACCTGCCCGTGCTTATGCTCACAGGCCGCAGCGATGTCGTGGACAAGGTCGTCGGCCTGGAGATCGGCGCGGACGACTACCTGGCTAAACCCTTCGAGCCACGGGAACTGCTGGCCCGGGTCCGGGCCCTGACTCGACGCAGCCGCAGGCGCAGCGCATCTTCGGCGGAGATCAAGACCGTCATGGCCGGGGACATCGTGCTGAACACGGGCACACGCAGGGTGTACGTGAACGGCACAGAGGTTCGTCTGACCAACGCCGAGTTCATCATTCTGCAGATGTTGCTCTCAGCCCAGGGCAATCTGGTGAGCCGTGAGGATATCTCCAGGATCGCTCTCAACCGGGAGCTTGCGCCTTTCGACCGCAGCATCGACGTGCACATAAGCAACCTGCGCCGCAAACTGGGTTCTCCGCCCTGGGGCGGCGCCCGCATCGCCACCATACGCGGAGCCGGGTATCTGTACACGGCCTTCGAACCGTCCGATGATGAATTCGCCAAAGATGAGCGCTGCGCCCACGGTTCCGGGGGGAAGGAGTAG
- the flgK gene encoding flagellar hook-associated protein FlgK yields MINSLLSLGEQALMNAQVGISVTGNNIANIDTAGYARRTVTYATNGSISVNGVSIGTGASVEQIRRNYDTLLESSYLAANSQSAAWAAMAKTLYNVESLFNQSDNYGVSTALDTFLNSLAALEDTPRDAAARQELLSYAETLVDSLAIIDASLKDSLASLEKDVASGVVEANALMKQIAQLNADITRHPDNLELQDQRDTAIRALSDLVDVQVLREDDTNVTVLTTSGQPLVDGIHAYELSWEQPQVQTDLIAGSDFDGALYFSGTSSDELLVQFTSAGPADGSASAATFRVSMDGGNTWLTDEDGAIMEFRAGGYDDRVEVAGVELWFGQSHDSSATATTDISAKDSFSVMPKYGLYWHATTGGKVNITPIEGNGANNRLSGGKLAGLITARDEGILAYAEELDALAHELIWQMNFQHSQGAGLEHYVATTASYQTKDTTAPLAASSLPYASRLQSGGLAFAFYNESTGESLGVESLDFSTVTPGTATFDPETHSLQDVVDAINASFPGLLQASIQDGRLQLSAEDGVEFEFAGDSSGLLAALGLNTFFSGSDVSNMAIDSRVATNTNRINAAVVDGSGAVAAGDNSNALALAALADKSVTLDCLHSSTSQSIAEHLHALTAKVGADTDTAARNYTLTSTLAADLNARQEEVAGVSMDEELTNLMRYQQAYQAASRLIQTTSEMFDTLMSLKS; encoded by the coding sequence ATGATCAATTCGCTGTTGAGCCTGGGAGAACAGGCGCTCATGAACGCCCAGGTGGGCATTTCGGTGACAGGCAACAACATCGCCAACATCGATACAGCCGGCTATGCGCGGCGCACCGTTACATACGCTACCAACGGCTCCATCTCGGTAAACGGAGTGAGCATCGGCACAGGCGCCTCGGTTGAGCAAATCCGCCGCAACTACGACACCCTCCTCGAATCCAGTTATCTCGCAGCGAACAGCCAGTCCGCAGCCTGGGCGGCCATGGCAAAAACACTGTATAATGTCGAGTCGCTGTTCAACCAGAGCGACAACTACGGCGTGTCCACCGCACTCGATACCTTCCTGAACAGCCTGGCAGCGCTGGAAGATACGCCTCGCGACGCCGCCGCCCGGCAGGAACTGTTAAGCTACGCCGAAACCCTCGTGGACAGTCTGGCGATAATCGACGCGTCCCTCAAAGACTCACTCGCATCTCTGGAAAAGGATGTGGCCAGCGGTGTGGTTGAGGCGAACGCGCTCATGAAGCAGATCGCCCAGCTCAATGCGGACATAACCAGACATCCGGACAATCTGGAGCTTCAGGACCAGCGGGATACGGCCATCCGCGCGCTCTCCGATCTGGTGGACGTGCAGGTGCTGCGCGAGGACGACACCAACGTGACCGTGCTGACTACCAGCGGCCAACCCCTGGTGGACGGAATCCACGCCTACGAGCTGTCCTGGGAGCAACCTCAGGTCCAAACGGATCTGATAGCCGGGTCCGACTTTGACGGCGCGCTCTACTTCAGCGGGACGAGCTCGGACGAGTTGCTCGTCCAGTTCACTTCCGCCGGACCTGCCGACGGCTCGGCTTCGGCCGCCACCTTCCGCGTGTCCATGGACGGCGGCAATACCTGGCTGACGGACGAGGATGGCGCGATCATGGAGTTCAGGGCCGGCGGCTATGACGACCGGGTGGAGGTAGCCGGCGTGGAGCTATGGTTCGGCCAAAGCCATGACTCCAGCGCAACGGCCACCACCGACATCTCCGCCAAAGATTCCTTCAGCGTCATGCCAAAATACGGCCTGTACTGGCACGCCACCACCGGAGGCAAGGTCAACATCACGCCCATCGAAGGCAACGGCGCGAACAATCGCCTGTCCGGAGGCAAGCTCGCCGGCCTCATTACAGCTCGCGACGAAGGCATCTTGGCCTACGCAGAGGAACTGGATGCGCTTGCCCACGAACTGATCTGGCAGATGAACTTCCAGCATAGCCAGGGTGCCGGACTCGAACATTATGTTGCCACCACTGCAAGCTACCAGACGAAGGACACAACCGCCCCCCTTGCGGCCAGCTCCCTGCCCTATGCGAGCCGTCTCCAGTCCGGCGGGCTGGCGTTCGCCTTCTACAATGAAAGCACAGGCGAGAGTCTGGGCGTGGAATCGCTGGACTTCTCCACCGTCACTCCCGGCACGGCGACCTTCGATCCTGAAACTCACTCTCTCCAAGATGTTGTCGACGCGATCAATGCAAGCTTTCCCGGCCTCTTGCAGGCAAGCATCCAGGACGGGCGGCTGCAACTCTCGGCCGAGGACGGGGTAGAGTTCGAGTTTGCCGGCGACAGCAGCGGACTGCTCGCCGCTCTCGGGCTCAACACGTTTTTCTCGGGCAGCGATGTTTCGAACATGGCCATCGACTCACGGGTCGCAACGAACACGAACCGGATAAACGCCGCCGTGGTGGACGGTTCCGGCGCCGTGGCAGCCGGAGACAACTCCAACGCGCTGGCGCTGGCCGCTCTGGCAGACAAGAGCGTCACTCTGGACTGCCTGCATTCGAGCACGTCGCAATCCATAGCGGAACACCTCCACGCCCTGACGGCCAAAGTAGGCGCGGACACGGACACCGCAGCCCGCAACTATACCCTGACTTCCACCCTGGCCGCCGACCTGAACGCCAGACAGGAGGAGGTAGCCGGCGTGAGTATGGATGAGGAGCTGACGAACCTCATGCGTTACCAGCAGGCATATCAGGCGGCAAGTCGGCTCATCCAGACGACAAGCGAGATGTTCGACACCCTCATGTCTCTGAAATCCTGA
- the fliD gene encoding flagellar filament capping protein FliD, whose product MTEYWSGSITFTGLGSGTDFETIIEATMNVESYRLNRMQAWGEQWKSKLELVQGVSSELALYKTQLEAMNTTNEFLTKTASSTNSTVVTATAGADAQEGTHSIEVLQKAQNDIWSTTTGWEKPGSVITDTDTVFTVEYGGKTLEINVPSGTTLEGFARLVNNDADMGKAVRANIIDDGDELHLQLRGMDQGADNTVTIVDHGANGIPGLSPDDFQHNQVAQNAKIKVDGYPKGEDDWIERDSNTFSDVIEGLTITLHGVSYGAAVDLNVTTDMDAVIANIENFLERTNAIRDAITALDKDMNLTDSEGNAVNTTGYQVRGNYGMNIIKQTLQDILASKGLGFAYYDPENNSGDPYASFVSIGITTDADENSQTFGHLVIDYEELEKALTQDPDAVARLFAAENDGVSYDTTVSYGSSVKSITKPGEYEVAYTVQDGKIVSATIGGEKANIDGWSITGVAGDGAGLSVTANMHVDGEYTGTVYLRQGKINQTLNALSSFTSSENGTLKIIEDSYQTIIDNNEKAMDSEKARLELKRQNLVERYAALESLLGQYDGISTSLESMINDLE is encoded by the coding sequence ATGACGGAATACTGGTCCGGGTCCATCACCTTCACCGGCCTAGGCAGCGGCACAGACTTCGAAACCATCATCGAAGCCACCATGAACGTAGAGAGCTACCGGCTCAATCGCATGCAGGCCTGGGGCGAGCAATGGAAATCCAAGCTTGAACTGGTCCAGGGGGTCAGCTCCGAGCTCGCTCTGTACAAGACCCAGCTGGAAGCCATGAACACCACGAACGAATTCCTTACCAAGACGGCTTCCAGCACGAATTCTACCGTGGTCACGGCAACTGCCGGCGCCGATGCGCAGGAAGGGACCCATTCCATCGAAGTGCTGCAGAAGGCCCAGAACGATATCTGGAGCACTACCACGGGCTGGGAAAAGCCGGGCAGCGTCATCACTGATACGGACACCGTGTTCACCGTGGAGTACGGCGGCAAAACCCTGGAGATCAACGTCCCTTCCGGCACCACCCTGGAAGGCTTCGCACGCCTTGTCAACAACGACGCCGACATGGGCAAGGCCGTGCGCGCAAATATCATTGATGACGGCGACGAGTTGCACCTGCAGTTGCGAGGCATGGATCAGGGCGCCGACAATACGGTGACCATCGTGGACCATGGAGCAAACGGCATCCCGGGCCTGTCCCCTGATGATTTTCAGCACAACCAAGTCGCCCAGAACGCCAAAATCAAGGTGGACGGCTACCCCAAGGGCGAGGACGACTGGATAGAACGGGACAGCAATACCTTCAGCGATGTCATCGAGGGCCTCACCATCACCCTGCACGGCGTCAGCTATGGTGCAGCGGTGGATTTGAACGTGACCACGGACATGGATGCGGTCATCGCCAACATCGAAAATTTTCTGGAGCGCACCAACGCCATCCGCGACGCCATCACCGCCCTGGACAAGGACATGAACCTTACGGACAGCGAAGGCAACGCCGTGAACACCACCGGTTATCAGGTGCGCGGCAATTACGGCATGAATATCATCAAGCAGACCCTCCAGGACATCCTCGCTTCCAAAGGCCTCGGATTCGCCTACTACGACCCGGAGAACAACTCGGGCGACCCTTACGCGAGCTTTGTTTCCATAGGCATTACCACGGATGCGGACGAAAACTCCCAGACATTCGGCCATCTGGTGATCGACTACGAGGAATTGGAGAAGGCGCTCACCCAGGACCCGGACGCCGTGGCCAGGCTTTTCGCCGCGGAGAACGACGGTGTCTCGTACGACACGACGGTATCGTACGGCTCCTCGGTCAAAAGCATCACCAAACCCGGAGAGTACGAAGTGGCGTATACGGTTCAGGACGGCAAAATCGTCAGTGCAACCATCGGCGGCGAGAAGGCGAACATCGACGGCTGGAGCATCACGGGAGTCGCCGGCGACGGCGCCGGCCTGTCTGTGACCGCTAACATGCACGTGGACGGCGAGTACACCGGTACGGTCTACCTGCGCCAGGGCAAGATAAACCAGACCCTCAACGCCCTGAGCTCTTTCACCTCGTCCGAGAACGGCACCCTGAAGATCATCGAGGACAGCTATCAGACCATCATAGACAACAACGAAAAGGCCATGGACAGCGAAAAGGCGCGCCTGGAACTGAAACGCCAGAATCTTGTGGAGCGTTACGCCGCCCTGGAAAGCCTGCTCGGGCAGTACGATGGCATCAGCACTTCGCTGGAATCCATGATCAACGACCTTGAGTAA
- a CDS encoding flagellin gives MSLVINHNLMAANVARNLSTAYSNLSTSTQRLSSGLRINTAADDAAGLAIRELMRSDIAALNQGVRNANDGISLIQTADGALQVIDEKLIRMKELAEQAATGTYNSDQRLIIDSEYQAMASEITRIANATDFNGVYLLNGNLSSSTHNGSGMQSTGKMKIHFGTGNDSAEDYYYIQIGTSTAEALGLGTSAGNSISTQQAAQEALAAIEQAIISKDNIRANLGALQNRLENTISNLQIQSENLQAAESRISDVDVSLEMTEFVRQQVLTQSAVAMLSQANSLPQMALKLLG, from the coding sequence ATGAGTCTGGTGATAAATCACAACCTGATGGCGGCCAATGTTGCGCGCAACCTGAGCACTGCATACAGCAACCTGTCCACTTCAACCCAACGGTTGTCTTCGGGCCTGCGGATCAACACCGCTGCCGACGACGCAGCAGGCCTCGCCATCCGCGAGCTCATGCGGTCGGATATCGCGGCCCTGAACCAGGGCGTACGCAACGCGAACGACGGCATCAGCCTCATCCAGACCGCAGACGGCGCCTTGCAGGTCATCGACGAAAAGCTGATCCGCATGAAGGAGCTGGCCGAGCAGGCGGCCACAGGCACCTACAACTCCGATCAGCGTCTGATCATCGACTCCGAGTATCAGGCAATGGCTTCGGAAATCACCCGTATCGCCAACGCCACGGATTTCAACGGCGTATACCTGCTCAACGGCAATCTGTCTTCGAGCACCCACAACGGTTCGGGCATGCAGTCCACCGGCAAGATGAAGATCCACTTCGGCACCGGCAACGATTCGGCCGAGGATTACTATTACATCCAGATCGGCACTTCCACAGCCGAAGCGCTCGGTCTGGGAACGTCGGCCGGCAACTCCATATCCACGCAGCAGGCTGCGCAGGAAGCCCTGGCGGCAATCGAACAGGCCATCATCTCCAAGGACAACATCCGCGCCAACCTCGGCGCACTTCAGAACAGACTTGAGAACACCATCTCAAACCTGCAAATCCAGTCCGAGAACCTGCAGGCGGCCGAGTCCCGCATCTCCGATGTGGACGTCTCCCTTGAGATGACGGAGTTCGTTCGGCAGCAGGTGCTCACGCAATCCGCGGTGGCCATGCTCTCCCAGGCCAACTCGCTGCCGCAGATGGCGTTGAAGCTTCTTGGCTAG
- a CDS encoding sensor histidine kinase has translation MRVWLLRVLVFLLITLGAAVISIVVYDHAVNQKDMFRFRALHRSEVLKNVGRLLLEWRRNGAEAATREYLDEQRKLGRIYTLLDSKGTVLAGAQLNEDLRDLARRAMDNDGYAIPETAHDFFAPPMRPPSMEAFVFRGRDKAEYVLALTNKAKETPPPGKPKPLVFIVLGACVAAFVLYALFRISTTATRELRAAMRLLGQGDFGVRVDSALERRNDTFSKLARDFNATVTSLAGKQAEQRYMIADLAHDMRSSLTRMALAMELASNTSPDKAARLQSRIKADSDKLNTISEQLMHHVRQQWNEARRIPLRLAVVLRSLARELDTQAREQGKRVVFVHRGGCRVLGNEPQIASMVRNIAANALRHSPASGEVRIFLERDAEAGAARIVIEDDGPGLPQEMLREVFEPFRQGENSGESGLGLAIAKLVCERHGGSITLDNRPERGLRATILLPLMYLERAEQSIDSEPQSETAAWAGAEQ, from the coding sequence ATGCGCGTCTGGCTGCTCCGCGTCCTCGTTTTCCTGCTCATCACTCTTGGCGCCGCCGTTATCTCAATCGTGGTCTATGACCATGCGGTGAACCAGAAGGATATGTTCCGGTTTCGCGCGCTGCACAGAAGCGAAGTCCTCAAGAACGTAGGGCGCTTGCTGCTGGAATGGCGCAGAAACGGCGCCGAGGCGGCCACCCGTGAGTATCTTGATGAACAGCGTAAACTGGGACGCATCTACACCCTGCTCGACTCCAAGGGCACAGTGCTCGCCGGTGCGCAGCTGAACGAGGATCTGCGCGATCTGGCGAGGCGGGCAATGGATAACGACGGATACGCAATTCCTGAAACGGCGCATGATTTTTTCGCCCCGCCCATGCGTCCTCCCTCCATGGAGGCTTTTGTCTTCCGCGGCCGCGACAAGGCCGAGTACGTCCTGGCCCTGACCAACAAAGCCAAGGAAACACCCCCTCCAGGAAAACCCAAACCGCTCGTGTTCATCGTTCTTGGCGCATGCGTGGCCGCTTTCGTGCTGTACGCCCTGTTCCGCATCTCCACCACCGCCACCCGGGAACTGCGCGCGGCCATGCGGCTGCTGGGCCAGGGAGATTTCGGCGTCCGGGTGGACTCGGCCCTGGAACGCCGCAACGATACGTTCTCAAAGCTCGCCAGGGACTTCAATGCAACCGTGACAAGTCTTGCTGGCAAACAGGCCGAACAACGGTACATGATCGCGGACCTCGCCCATGACATGCGATCATCCCTCACCCGCATGGCCCTGGCCATGGAACTCGCCAGCAATACCAGCCCGGACAAAGCTGCCCGGCTCCAGAGCCGCATCAAGGCCGACTCGGACAAACTGAACACCATATCCGAGCAACTCATGCATCACGTCCGTCAGCAGTGGAACGAGGCCCGACGAATACCGCTCCGTCTGGCCGTTGTACTGCGCTCACTTGCGCGGGAGCTGGATACGCAGGCGCGTGAGCAGGGCAAACGCGTGGTGTTCGTCCACCGCGGAGGTTGCCGCGTGCTGGGCAACGAACCCCAGATCGCCAGCATGGTGCGGAACATCGCAGCCAACGCACTACGGCACTCTCCGGCAAGCGGCGAGGTCCGCATCTTTCTTGAGCGCGATGCCGAAGCCGGAGCTGCGCGCATCGTTATCGAGGACGATGGCCCCGGTTTGCCTCAGGAAATGCTGCGGGAAGTCTTCGAACCATTCAGGCAGGGAGAAAACAGCGGCGAATCCGGCCTCGGGCTGGCCATCGCCAAACTGGTGTGCGAAAGGCACGGCGGGTCCATCACCCTGGATAACCGTCCCGAACGCGGTTTACGGGCTACAATTCTGCTGCCGCTCATGTATCTTGAACGTGCGGAACAATCCATAGACTCCGAACCCCAGTCAGAGACCGCAGCATGGGCTGGCGCTGAGCAGTAA
- a CDS encoding RNA polymerase sigma factor, with protein sequence MRKAITSRNISHSTTVISTDLEACLAGDDKAWRQFLIEYGPLLRRAVRWKLRQRAAKNSYHELETDTDEVVQEVYFRLVRSEYKLLRTYDPERSSLSTWLCVVARSAALDHLRNRKHTVQMSPEEVEQILAVQEEEGGMLALPRGVLSPRQTYVLHLAFEKDAGTNEIAELMDVHPQTVRSLRNSALMRLRWHYTRQDECKDGVKEQSRNAKRMQSSAKIAQHIGIS encoded by the coding sequence ATGCGGAAAGCAATCACTTCAAGGAATATCAGCCATAGCACAACGGTGATTTCAACCGATCTGGAGGCTTGTCTGGCCGGCGACGATAAAGCCTGGCGGCAGTTCCTCATCGAATATGGTCCGTTATTGCGCAGGGCGGTGCGCTGGAAGTTGCGGCAGCGGGCGGCAAAAAATTCCTACCACGAGCTGGAGACGGATACGGACGAGGTAGTTCAGGAAGTATACTTCCGACTGGTGCGCAGCGAGTACAAGCTGCTGCGCACGTATGACCCTGAACGCAGCTCGCTTTCAACGTGGCTGTGCGTGGTGGCGCGGAGCGCGGCGCTGGACCATCTGCGCAACCGCAAGCACACGGTGCAGATGTCCCCGGAGGAAGTGGAGCAGATATTAGCCGTGCAGGAAGAAGAAGGCGGCATGCTCGCTCTGCCGCGCGGCGTGCTTTCGCCTCGCCAGACATACGTACTGCACCTGGCGTTCGAAAAAGATGCCGGCACCAACGAGATAGCTGAGCTCATGGACGTCCATCCCCAGACTGTGCGCAGTCTCCGCAACAGCGCGCTCATGCGTCTGCGTTGGCACTATACGCGGCAGGATGAATGCAAAGACGGAGTCAAGGAACAGTCAAGAAACGCAAAGCGCATGCAAAGTAGTGCAAAGATAGCTCAACATATTGGAATATCGTAG